A window of Limanda limanda chromosome 4, fLimLim1.1, whole genome shotgun sequence genomic DNA:
CGTGTTTAAAGACATTCACATAAAATATCTTAAAACATCACACACTCTGCCAATTACACATTCAGAGGGACATCTCTCATCTATAggataataactaaataaagtcTCATGACAATATCAGAGAATCCTACGATGGCCATGCTTGAGGAAATGGTACATCAGTGAAAGAACTCTCACCCAGCGAGCTGTGACAGTTCCCTTGGTTGGACCAGTACTCTGCACAGCCAGCGTGCTCCTCCAGGTGGGGACAGGGTTTCCCAGCATTGAGCTGCTCCTGCACGATGACCCTGCTCCGCCTGCGCACTGTGGCCCTGCACGGCTCCGCGCAGCCGGACCACTGCGTCCACTCGCTCACCACGCAGGACACCGCTGAGGGGGGGACAGAGTTCTCTGTTCATGGTATGTGACGGTACTATATAACCACAGGATGAGTATGATGATCATTCAGGGATCAGCTATAAATTCCCATTTGAAAAGAAGATATAACGGCATTGTTTTTAACAGCTTCCATCTCACTTGACTCACTGACTCCAAACCATATCAGTTGTTACTGCTGCCATAGACAACTAGGACTCACCTTGAAACTGACTCTAATGGATGATATGAGACAAATacgatttttcttttaaatacttGAAGCACAAAAATCCAATCAAAACAGGAGTGTCCTGTTTATTTAGATTCTAGAATAATAATATAAGATCAGCAGTGGTTTGAAGTCAGTGGGTCACGTGACATGGATTATAAATAGCCTTAAAATCCAATTAGAAGAGGTGTGTCTATTGAAAAGCAGGAtatgtaaaaacattaaaaatacatattaatacaCATTAGAATAACTAAAAtcccataaaaataaaatttttggGGGGTTGCAGCCATTGGGTCACATGACATGGAAGCTATTAAGAAGGGTacgattaaaaaataataatattcatattcatatatgaGATCAAAGACACTGAAATCTGTAaccaataaaagataatgtCCGATGTGATTTGGGTTCAGTGGGTCACGTTAACTCCCCGCACGTGTTTTCCCAACTATTTCAAATCAGTGTGTTGCTATAGTGATGAGTTCGTATCTGTCCATGTTATTGTCCACTATGTAAAAGTCCCTGAGACACTTACCGGGACAGGCGGTCTCATAGTCGTGGCAGCAGTCCCGGGTGGACACGCAGGCCTGGTCGCAGTAGCAGGGCCCGTAGGAGCGGTCGGACCTCCAGCCCTCACTGGTGCAGGACGGGTCCCGGCCGGAGCAGCACAGGCCAGCGGCCCGGCAGTCCGCCCGGCCCGGCACGGCACGGAACACTAACACACCGAGACAGAGCAACGTGAAggagccgctgctcctcctccaaccAGAACCTGGACCTGGCATCACGACCGCAcctgctgcagccacagccCCACTGAGCCTCTCAGTCTGAggttacacccccccccccccctgcagagaTGACCCCTGAGGCTGTGGAATGGGGATCTGTGGTCACTGGGGTCAGCAGCACAGAAACATGCAGGGACTCTAACTCTGATCAGTCAGGTGGAAGTTAAGCATGTGTCAACTCTGCAATCTCTTAAAGGAACAGCTCCCCAAAGCGAGGACTCAAACAGGTGGTCCCACCAAGCTGGAGTTAGTGGGACGTGTGAGACCAGAACAGGTCATTATTAATTATGACCAACACGAGAGGAAAATTTATTGTTTAATATATACATCATAATATCAATGATTCCCAGGCAATCACATGTAATGTGGAACTGCACCACAAGGTCACTCAGGTTTTACTTCATTTAAATGAGATACACTCAATTTCTTCAAAACCTGATTATGTATATGCAACCCTGTTTCAATGCATATACATTGCAatatttccttgtgtttatattgcatttaaaaaaaatctatttattactTTGACTATAGAGCACATTATTGATACTTCACCCTTTGTTTCTGTAACATGAGGAAATTTCCCCATAATGGGACTGTGAAAGGATTATAGTACATGTGTAACCTCTGCAGTGAAGCTTTGTTCAAGAATCATGAAATAAAACTGATAGGAAAATATCTTTTCCACAGTTAATGTTCATATATTTTTGCCCTGCATTCAGAAGATATTAATCCTCATCTTCTGAATACACTGTGTGGTTCTGTAGCCACAATGAAGAGAGGGACGGGAAATGAAACAACGACCGAAATACACAAGTATAGCGCTGCatggaagaaacacacaaagatacacGTAGATCCAAAGTGAGTTGTATTTTTTGAGGAGGGCTTTTCGTTTAGGAGACTTTCAGGGCGGGGGGAAGAAACGTCCCTTAGAGTGAGtagaaaagaaatgaaagttCAAATGGAAAGGTCTAAAGTTCCTTGCGGAGTTTTGTTAGGAAGCGAGTGGTGTGTTTGCTCAGGTCGCCTCCTTCCACAGTCTCTCCTCCCTGGCCTCAACATGTGAAAGGGCTGGATTAATGAAACTCCTATGGCTGAGCTTATtcatgcaaaaagaaaaacagagtgGACAGTGTCGGCTCCACTCACGCTCAGTTTCCCAGTAGcttgcttctgtgtgtgtttagagagAAGTTAGTGAGCGGACGGGTGGAGCAGAATGATTCATTTTACAGCTCAAAACACGACTAGTCCTAGTTTACGtgcaagaaaacacacatctaGACACAGCAAAGATATAAACCCATCAGTAGTGGTTCCCATTTACAGCTCCAGTAAACAGTCAGGACAAACAAGAGTCCATTTACATGCCACTTATCATAAATTCCTCATCCTGCAAAATCTTTAGAGCTAAAAAACTTTATAAAATACTAATAGCATGATTTTCTAATGCAGCTCTCACAACACAACTCAAGAAAGAGGAGGGACAATTCTATCAGAAGTGGCAGCGGTTCTAATGCAATGTAAACAAATTTaaacctgttgtttttttaatcctatAACGGTTTATAGATATGTTGTTTATCATGTCTCACAACTTAAACTGATTTAATAAACCCAGTAGACAAGTAGCTCAGGATGGAAAGGCTTCCCATTTAATGAAAGCATTTTATTAATGGTCTTTCTTACAGAGAAACTGTCTAGAAAAACCAGTCAGACACAGCTCCactctggatctgcaccagttGATCTGTGTCACTGCTCAGCTGTCAAACTAGATTTCAGGCCTTTGCTTCGATGAAATCTCTGCGGCTGTCGTGGAATTTTTAAACCTACGTCCTTCTTACAGCCTTGACCGATTTTGGGAACTAGATGTCTTatctaaatgaaaaacacattattgtTGCACTCACAACAAAGATGCATCAGTGACAGAACTGAAACTCATGATAAATGTCTCCTGAGGCATACTGTGAAAAACACTGGAACAACCTCTGAACTACTAAAAAAATATCTAcagaatatataataaatggGTTAAAGCCTTGTTGCTCTGCtgaacacacatgtgcacactgGGAGTAAACAAGGCTGCCTGTGTTCACTTAGAAAACAAGAACGTGACACACAACAAGCAGTTCCTTCTTGGGACTTAACAATGCAGAGGTTTACAGTACATATGCATAATCTCCTTATGttctcattttaaatgattctcACTGCAGCAGGGACCTGGAACGGGACCGAACCTTATCCCTGAGCGGTGTCACTTCACTGAACACCCAATTTAATTTAGCTTGAGCTCACTGCACAGAGAGTCACATGGGCCACTGTCCTTTTGTCCAGGGAGAGTTTACAGGGTTGTATTTGAACTTTATTGGTGACGTATTAACACCAAATTTACTcttacttttaaaaaaatacttctgACCAAACAATAATACATGATCAGATGAAATCCACTTACTTACATTAGCCACCATTCCTTTCTGGTTTTACACACACTGGGTACATAGAGGTAAGAAGCCTGATTAGGGGGAGTGATCGAACTGGTACATACGACAGGTTCACGTGTCCAGTAAGTTCGAGGTGTGAACTTGGAAAAGTTCCTAACAATGACGCTCAAACTTCAGGAATCTGCGACTCACTGTAATGCCTCTGCACGTTATTTGGCACGTTATTTTCCCGTGTAGGGTGAATACACATACATTCACAGCTTACAACAAAAGTGGTTTTATTTGAAGCTTTAAGGTATTTCCTCTAATCCAGGGAGGAGAGTGTTTATATAAACCCAGGTTGGAGGCTGAGGGTCACAGGAGGAGAGCAGCACCAGCTCGGCTGTCACAACCCAACACACAGGTGTGAAGCCTCATCCATTTTATACACAGAAATCTTCCACTCAGGAGGGTCAGCGGTAGATTAGATCAAAATGATTTTTCTAATGGACCTCCAGATGATGCTGCTGGATGTGATTTACTTCATCCTGCGGAACTCTGTGCGGGCGGTCCTGCGCCCACGCACCAAGCCTGTGGATGGGGAGCTGGTGCTGATCACCGGTGCAGGAGGAGGCCTGGGTCGCCTGTTTGCTCAGGAGTTCACCAAGCATGGGGCAGAGGTGGTGCTGTGGGACATCAACAGCAGCTCCAACGAGCAGACCGCCAAGCTGGTGCAGGAGATGGGGGGCACGGCCCACACCTACACGGTGGATGTGACCAAGCGGGAGGATGTGTACCACAAGGCAGAGCTGGTGAGGAAGGACCTGGGCCGAGATGTCACGATACTGGTGAACAACGCTGGAGTGGTGGCCGGGGAGCGCATGTTGGACTGTCCCGACGAGCTGATTGAGAAGACCATGAAAGTCAACTGCCACGCCCTCTTCTGGGTGAGATGTCTCATGTCAGTGGGGTGATGCATGATGAAGAGAAGGCTTGACAACTGATTGAAAGTAGCTCACACTAACTATTGTGAAATTACTGTATAGTTTTAGTCCTTAACTGTAGATTATCTGCAGTGtcttgaacatttaaaaaaaaatctgttcacATCTGGTAAAAATAAGATCAGAACTGACAGTTATCGACCATTCCAAGTGCTTTATagcacaagtcacattcacacacattcacacaacacTTTTTGTGTAACACATACACTGTCAGCACAGCTATCAGGGGCGCTTCAgggctcagcatcttgcccaaggacactttgtaATGCAGACAAGAGGAGCCAGACCCGGTCGTCCTCTAACCcatctggttagaggacgacctgttccacctcctgagccacagccactcaGTAAAACCAGTATAGCCAGGGCTGGTATGGGCTCCTTTTCTAAGTCTAGCACGGACAATGATTCAGCATTCACTGATTTAAGTTAAGATGTTTTCCATCATCAGCCCAACAGAGCAGGATATTGTGTGCAGCTTTACCTCCTTCACCCTATACATACTGTAGGATTCCCATAGAAATCCTCTTAATATGAAGCTGCTCATGCAACATAATCTTCCGTCACATTGAGCAATATTTAAGTCTCTGCAAGGCATATTAACACTGTTGCCTCATACTGCaacgtgcgtgtttgtgtgtgtgtgtatgtgtgtgtgtgtgtgtgtgtattgtgtgtgtgtttgtgtgtgtgtgtctcagacagTGAAGGCCTTCCTCCCCCAGATGAAGGCCCAGAATCACGGTCACATCGTCACCATCGCCAGCGTCCTCGGCCTCTTCAGCACATCTTGTGTCGAGGTGAACCGGTGTGGTGGGGGAAACAAATCACTGCATCACTGTGATATGACAGATTTACTGGGACACTCACATGTAACTAAATCAAACGCACATCATGTAAACCGAAAAGTAACGTGGTATTTTTGATTTTGGACAGGATTACTGTGCCAGTAAGTTTGCTGCAGTGGGTTTCCACGAGTCTCTGGCCCATGAGCTTCTGGCAGAGGATGTTGAAGGAGTGAAGACGACACTTGTGTGTCCCTACATTGTGGACACAGGCATGTTTGAAGGCTGCAAGATACGGTATGTCAACTAAATAATAATGTTTGGCCATTCTCATTACTCCAACCTGCCGTTTCTTCTCATTTTTCACTGctaacaaacaacacacaaccaatATCCATCAATATTCATGTAACTACATTTCCTATTGATAAGTATTGTAAAATTGTTCTATTTGCAACAACACATTTAACTTAGAATACATGCATGGAATCTATCATAGATTTGAGTCTGAAAAGACATCATAGTtattataatacaataatacaaatacagacaatagtaatttttctttcaaacattCTTCTGATTTTTGAAGCTAAATTAGTTCAATTTGCAAATGAGCTTGCCTCCAGGTGCAGAATCAGTACAGTAGTTGATAGCTGAATGAAGTGGCCGTCCATCACACTAGCAAACTATGTTAAGATGCATTTGCTGTCACAAAATCCCATGCTGACTCATCAAAGTTCTCTGGTGCCGCTGTTagggaggaagtggaactgGTGCTCCCCCCTCTGGATCCCCAGTACTGCGTGGAGCAGGCAATGAACGCCATCTTGATAGACCAGCCACTGGTTTGCATCCCCCGCCTCACctacctccccttcctctccagAGCGTAAGTGCAACGCCACAGCTTCACAGAAatacgtcttcttcttctggagaatttctcaatgtgtgtgtttcacttttaATCAGCTCATTGCACGTGTTGTCTTTCAGGTTGTTGCCGTGGGAATCCAATGTTGTTGTGTATCGCTTCATGGGCTCCGACAAGTGCATGTACCCCTTCATCGATACCAAGAAACAGGCGTCTAATGGTTGCATTAAGGTTGTATAGTAACCTTAAGCCTTACAATTATTATGAACTATTATTTGAAAGGGTTTGTAGAGAGTTTATTATATATTGAAAACCTTTACAGCCAGAATTCAATCACAACTTGAGCACAGTCAAAATGACTCTCAAACCGAAGTGGCTTTAGATTTTGTACTAGATGACAACTCTGCCAAGTTGTCATCAGTACGAAACAATTTCTGCAAAGACAAAGTTTAAAGTCCCTACGAAATGGTGATTAAATCCTGGACTGATCAAAATGGGAACCGTCTTGAATATCTGTTATTAAATGAATATTGTTACgttaacaattaaataaaatgaataaaaacaactgatacaaacacacaatcagaccGGAGCCAGGGATTTGTGTG
This region includes:
- the si:dkey-7k24.5 gene encoding somatomedin-B and thrombospondin type-1 domain-containing protein, whose amino-acid sequence is MPGPGSGWRRSSGSFTLLCLGVLVFRAVPGRADCRAAGLCCSGRDPSCTSEGWRSDRSYGPCYCDQACVSTRDCCHDYETACPAVSCVVSEWTQWSGCAEPCRATVRRRSRVIVQEQLNAGKPCPHLEEHAGCAEYWSNQGNCHSSLVPALITTGGYGNTRKKRDLLLNSGDIIGYCVQFQLTSLTKGCQESLGPHTRWMQYLRQGHHVCVKCQPPALANGQQHCAGDGEESLHDRRQSLQWQAVGNPRCKGVWRRVGRVEACSCPTAHSFLFI
- the rdh20 gene encoding retinol dehydrogenase 10; amino-acid sequence: MIFLMDLQMMLLDVIYFILRNSVRAVLRPRTKPVDGELVLITGAGGGLGRLFAQEFTKHGAEVVLWDINSSSNEQTAKLVQEMGGTAHTYTVDVTKREDVYHKAELVRKDLGRDVTILVNNAGVVAGERMLDCPDELIEKTMKVNCHALFWTVKAFLPQMKAQNHGHIVTIASVLGLFSTSCVEDYCASKFAAVGFHESLAHELLAEDVEGVKTTLVCPYIVDTGMFEGCKIREEVELVLPPLDPQYCVEQAMNAILIDQPLVCIPRLTYLPFLSRALLPWESNVVVYRFMGSDKCMYPFIDTKKQASNGCIKVV